The following proteins are co-located in the Solanum pennellii chromosome 8, SPENNV200 genome:
- the LOC107028695 gene encoding mediator of RNA polymerase II transcription subunit 30: protein MEDKGTITSPKTIQELAVEGQKHLEDTIEAAHQILSAMNDELCNPSLWSTLNTAASSVAAAAVGGGVGASGVLSNGQQHHTNGDISSDTSSSSSASAQHLDIGGGALDESRLRYKSSIASLRSVLTAISNSQKAKALEAASASGSLSAADQAEIEQLEDRASSLKKELVDKNKHLKLLIDQLRDLLADLCTWQSPCST from the exons ATGGAGGATAAAGGCACAATTACAAGCCCTAAAACAATACAAGAACTAGCAGTAGAAGGGCAAAAGCATTTAGAAGATACAATAGAAGCAGCACATCAAATTCTCTCCGCCATGAACGATGAACTCTGTAATCCATCACTTTGGTCCACTCTAAATACAGCTGCTTCTTCTGTGGCGGCGGCGGCGGTGGGTGGAGGAGTTGGTGCTAGTGGTGTCTTGAGTAATGGACAGCAGCACCATACAAACGGCGACATTTCGTCTGATACTTCTTCGTCTTCTTCTGCTTCAGCTCAGCATTTGGACATTGGTGGTGGTGCTCTTGATGAATCTCGTCTGCGTTATAAGTCCTCCATTGCTTCCTTGCGTTCTGTTCTTACTGCAATTTCTAATTCCCAAAAG GCAAAAGCATTGGAAGCTGCTTCTGCTAGTGGTTCACTATCTGCAGCAGATCAAGCTGAAATTGAGCAGCTGGAAGACCGGGCCTCTTCATTAAAAAAG GAGCTTGTAGACAAGAACAAGCATCTCAAACTTCTGATTGACCAGCTTCGAGATCTTCTTGCTGACCTATGTACATGGCAGAGTCCCTGTTCTACATGA